The nucleotide window CTGGAAAGTGGCGCACACCGCTCGGTGACGTCGATGTTGATTCCGAGATGGCCAGAGCTATAGCGAAGCTCTCCGGTATAGCGGATTTGGACGAGATTGCCCACAAATACGAGCACTCGATAGAGGTTCAGCTTCCCTTCATCCAGTATCTGGCCGAGAAAGCGGGAAGGGAAGTCAAGATAGTTCCAATAGCCCTCGGCATTCAGGATGAGGAGGTTTCTGAAGACCTCGGAAAAGCTATCCTTGAAGCCTCTAAGGAGCTCGGCAGGGACGTCCTCGTTATTGCCAGCACGGACTTCATGCACTACGGAGCAATGTACGGCTACGTGCCCTTCAGAGCGAGGGCTGATGAGCTCCCGCACAGGATAAAGGAGTGGGATTTTCGCATAATAAGGAGGATTCTCGACTTCGATGTTGGGGGCATGTTCAGGGAGCTCCGCGAGATGGGCCACACAATGTGTGGGCCGGGTGGAGTTGGAACTGCGGTGGTTTACTCCCGCCTTGCCGGAGCGCTTGAGGCGGAGCTGCTTCACTACACGACGAGCTATGAGGTGAGCCGCTCCACGGATGCCATCGTGGGCTACGCGAGTATCGTCTTCAAGCGGTGAACGAAAAGGCCATAAGGGGCTTTTCTTATTTCCTACCATGCAGACCACACGCATTGGAACGCTTGAGGATGTTCAAAGAATCCTGCGTGCCCACAGGAAGGAACTGAGGGAGAAATACGGTGTTAAGCGTATTGGTATCTTCGGCTCTTATTCCCGAAACGAGCAGAGGATAGACAGCGACGTTGACATTCTCGTGGAGTTCGAGCAGCCCGTTGGGTTAATGACCTTCGTCTGTCTCCAGGAATACCTAGAGGAACTCCTTGGGGTCAAAGTTGACCTTGTAACCAAGGGCGCCCTGAAGAGACGCATTAGAGAACGGATTCTTAAAGAGGTGAAGTACGTATGAGAGACAAGTTAATTCACGCTTATTTCGGTGTTGACCTCTCGCTTATCTGGTACACTGTTCAGAACGAGCTTGACGATTTGGAAAACGTTATGAGAAAGCTTTTGGAGGGTCAAAGATGAGGGTTCTGGCATCCGCTCCGGCTAAAATTATCCTCTTCGGCGAACACAGCGTCGTTTACGGCAAGCCTGCCATTGCCGCAGCAATAGACCTCAGAACCTATGTCTGGGCTGAGTTCAACGATAGAGGTGCAATTAAGATAGAGGCCAAGGACATACGCGTCCCTGGTTTGACCGTTTCATTCTCCGAGGACGAGATTTACTTTGAGAGCGACTATGGTAAAGCTGCCGAGGTTCTCAGCTATGTCCGTCAGGCGATAGAGCTTGTTAGAGAGGAGGCCGATGCTAATGGGAAAGGGATTACAGTCTCGATAACGTCCCAGATTCCAGTTGGGGCTGGTCTCGGCTCATCTGCTGCCGTTGCGGTTGCGACCATCGGGGCGGTCTCAAAACTGCTCGGCCTTGAGCTGACCAACGAGGAGATAGGAAAGCTGGGTCATAGGGTCGAACTCCTCGTCCAGGGGGCATCGAGCGGTATAGACCCAACGGTTTCGGCCATAGGTGGCTTCATCCACTACGAGAAGGGGAACTTCGAGCACCTGCCCTTCATGGAGCTGCCCATAGTCGTCGGCTACACGGGTTCGAGCGGGTCAACCAAGGAACTCGTGGCTATGGTAAGGAGAACCTACGAGGAGATGCCGGAGGTTATAGAACCGGTGCTCATAGCGATGGGCAAGATAGTCGAGAAAGCCCGGGAGGTAATAACCTCGGACCTCGATGACGAAATCCGCTTCGTCCAGCTGGGCAGGCTCATGAACATCAACCATGGTCTCCTCGATGCCCTCGGGGTCTCGACGAAAAAGCTCAGCGAGCTGGTCTATGCCGCGAGGGTTGCGGGGGCTATAGGGGCAAAGATAACCGGTGCCGGTGGTGGCGGCTGCATGTACGCCTTGGCTCCCGAGAACCAGAGCGAAGTGGCAACGGCCATAACGATAGCCGGCGGGACGCCGATGATAACGAGGATAAGCCGTGAAGGGCTTCGCATAGAGGAGGTTCTGCCATGATAATCGTCAAGGTTGGCGGCAGCGTTTTCAGCGACAAGAAAGGTGAACCGGAGAACTTTGACCATGAAACCGTGGGGAACATAGCGAGGGAGATAGCGGGCTTTTACCCCCGTGAGGACTTCATCATCGTCCACGGCGGCGGGAGCTTCGGCCACCATTACGCCAAGAAATATGGAATAAGAGAAGGCCTTCCGGAGGACTGGGATACCGCCAACTTCAGGAGGATAGGCTTCACCGAGACACATCAGGCCATGCTCCGGGCAAATGCGAACTTTATCAAAGCCTTCATCCGCGAGGGTCTGCCGGCCTTCTCGGTCTCGACATCGTCCGTCTTCATAACCGAGAACGGCGAAGTTGTTTACGGTGACCTTGAGATAATCGAAAGGCTCCTTGAACTCAGGTTCATTCCCGTTCTCTTCGGAGACGTCTCGATAGACCTCGCGAAGGGCATCGACATACTCTCCGGCGACCAGATCATCACTTACCTCGCCAAGATGCTCGGGCCGAAGAAGGTGATATTCCTCATGGACGTTGACGGCATCTACGACGGCAGGCCCGGCGAAGGGAGACTGATTCAGAACCTCTCGAAGGGAGATATAGACCCCCTCCTCGAAAGGCTCCACTGCACAGCAGCTGGAACCGACGTCACCGGCGGAATCTGCAACAAGCTGAGGGAGGCGAAGAAGATAGCGGAGCACTCGGAGGTCTGGTTCGTCAACGGGAAGGTTCCGAGAAGGCTGAGTGGAGCGATAAGGGGCGACGGCTTCGGAACGAAGATTAGAGGGTAACGTCCACAAATCGTAAACTTTTTATTTTCATCCAGGTATTCGCCACGGGGATTCGTGATGGGTAGAAAGGCTCTCGCCGTTGTGCTTATCCTTGTGGTCTTCGGATGGGCGTTCCTCGGCATTGAAACGGCCGCCAGAATGGGCGCTCTGAACGACTTCATGGCCGGCCCGGAGGACCTCAGGGTCACCAGCTCCGTTGTGGAGACATCGAACGGGTCTGTACTTGTCATCGAGTGGCATCTTCAGAGGAAGCCCCTGGAGCGGCTCCTGAACGACCGTGACTCGGTGTTCCTGTTCTACCCATCAGGGATTCATATATCGGGAGGCGTTTACCCGGTAATGGGCCGCCTTCCATGGGTGAACCTCACCGTTTACCCCTCTGGGAGGCTGGTAAACCGGAGCGAGATTGATTATACCATATGGTACTACGACACCCCAGGCTGGGCCGTTCCGAAGGTTGAGATGGTGAGGGCGGTCTATCCCGTTCCCCCAAACGTGAGCGGGGGTAGGATAGAAATTCCCCTTGTGGCAACCGGTTGGTCTCTCTGTTCCTCTGTCCCAGTAATCTTCGCTTACTTCCATGACACCGGCGGAAAGCATGTTAATCCGGATTACATTGCCCTCAGGCCTGAGCTTCACCTCGGTCCGAACTACCCCCTCTTCGGCAACGGCACGCTTGAGGTGCTCTTTGACTTCAACACGACCCACTGGGTCGAACGGTATGTGGGGAAGCGCGGCGGCTGGGTGGAGGTTGGGGTCTTCAACGTGACGCTGCCCTGCAACTGAAGTTCCAAAAACCTCTTAACTTCCCCCATCCTTTTTCCATCGGTGGTGTGAATGCAGGCGTTCGATAAGGAGGAGCTCACGATCATCAGGAAGTTCGAGCACATAGAGCACTGCCTGAAGAGAAACGTTCAGGCCCACGTTTCCAACGGTTTTGAGGATGTTCACTTCGTCCACATGAGCCTGCCTGAGATAGACAAGGAGGAGATAGACCTCAGCGTTGAGTTCCTTGGGAGGAAGTTCGATTACCCGATTTTCATAGCCGGAATGACCGGCGGAACGAAAGGCTCTCAGCTCGCCGGGAAGATAAACAAGACTTTAGCGAAGGCCGCCCAGGAACTCAATATACCGATGGGCGTTGGAAGTCAGAGAGCGATGATAAGGAAGCCCGAGACGTGGGAGAGTTACTACGTTAGAGACGTTGCCCCTGATGTTTTCCTCGTCGGCAACCTCGGGGCACCGCAGTTTTCCGAGACCATTAAAGAGCGCTACGGAATTGATGAGGCGCTGAAAGCGGTCGGGACGATTCAGGCGGACGCTCTGGCGATCCACATGAACCCGCTCCAGGAGAGCGTCCAGCCGGAGGGGGACACGCAGTACAGGGGTGTTTTGAATGCCCTGGCAGAACTCAAGGCCGAGTTTCCATATCCCATAATAGCGAAGGAAACCGGTGCCGGCGTTTCGATGGAGGTCGCGATAAGGCTTGAGGGCATCGGCATAGACGCCATCGATGTTGGTGGCCTCGGTGGGACGAGCTGGAGCGGTGTTGAATACTACCGCGCCAAGGACGAGATGGGCAGGAACCTCGCCCTGAAATTCTGGGACTGGGGAATTAAGACGGCCATAAGCGTCGCCGAGGTTCGCTACGCCACCGACCTGCCGATAATAGCCACCGGCGGAATGCGCGACGGGATAACGATGGCTAAGGCATTGGCGATGGGTGCGACCTTCGCAGGAGTGGCTCTACCGCTCCTCAAACCTGCTGTCAAAGGCGACGTTGAGGGAGTCATCAAAATCCTCAGGCGCTACATAGAGGAGATTCGCAATGCAATGTTCCTCGTTGGAGCCAGAAACGTCGAGGAGCTTAGAAGGGTCCCGCTCGTTATCACTGGCTTCACACGGGAGTGGCTGGAGCAGAGGGTGGATTTGGGACTGTATTTGCGGAGCAGGTAATTCTCCTTTTGGGTTATCTTTTTAAACTCTCGATTATAGTAATCTCTGGGGGCCATCATGGAGAAGGAAAAGGAATCTAAGGTTAGGCTCGCCGCGGACTTGGTAGAAGGTTTTGCGCTCACATGGAATCCCTTTACGATGGCCCTTTCAGTTGCCGCATCTTTTCTTGAGACGATTATCACGAAGTTTGAAACAACCCTCCGGAGAAACGCCTTCTACCTCCTGGGTGCGTTGGTGGGAACTCTTTCCTCCTATTATTCTGCTGGTACCTGGTTCATGGAGTAGGACGGAATCTGGTGGATACCAGCTGGCCTGGTTATTGCCTCTGCCCTCGGGATCCCGGTAACTTGGTACTTTGAGCAAAAAGAAACCTGAGATGAATGCACACCTTTTTAAACCCCTGCCCACAACTAAGACCAACGCAGCCCCACGCCTCAGGAGAGGCCTGGGGGCGTAAGGAGGAATAGACATGATAAAAATCTACACCATTAGCGGTTACGAGGAAGTCGGCAAGAACATGACCGCCGTCGGCTACTCTAACGGCGGCCGGGAAGAGGTCGTTATAATTGACATGGGGATAAGGCTCGACCGCGTTCTCATCCACGAGGACGTCAATATCCAGCAGTTTCCGGCCAAGGAGCTCCAGAAGCTCGGCGCCATTCCAGATGATTCCATTCTCAGGAACAAGAAGGTCGTCGCCATAACCTTCACCCACGGGCACCTGGACCACATAGGCGCCATCGGTAAACTCGCGCCCCACTATCCTGACGTGCCCATATACGGAACGCCGTATACAATAAAGCTCGCCAAGAGCGAGGTAAAGAGCGAGCAGTATTTTGAGGTCAAGAACCCCATGTACGAGACCGGGTTTGGTGAAATAGTCCAGGTGAGTGAGAACCTGGCGATAGAGTTCGTCCAGATAACCCACTCCATTCCCCAGGCGGCTATGGTCGTCGTCCACACGCCCGAGGGCGCGGTCGTCCACACAGGCGACTTCAAGTTCGACAACAACAATCCCCTCGGCGAGAGGCCCGACTACAAACGCCTGAAGGAGCTCGGCAAGGAGGGCGTCAAGGTTCTCATTCCAGAATCCACGCGCGTAGCCGAGCCGACCAAAACCCCGAGCGAGGCAGTGGCTCAGATGCTTCTGGAGGACTTCTTCCTCTACGAGGGCATGGAGGCCGATGGGCTGATAGCGACGACCTTCGCCAGCCACATCCCCAGGCTCCAGGAGCTCATATGGATAGCCAACAAGATGGGCAGGCAGGCGGTCTTCGTGGGCCGCTCCCTGGCCAAATACACCGGCATCGCCAAGCAGCTCGGGCTGATAAGAATGAAGGGCGCCCGAGCTGTCAGGAGTCCCAACGCCATAAGGAAGGTTCTCGCGGAGGTCTCGGGCGCGAGGGAGAACTACCTTCTCGTGGTCACCGGACACCAGGGAGAGCCAGGTGCGGTCCTCACGAGGATGGCCAACGGGGAGCTATACGACATCGGCAAGCGCGACACCGTTGTCTTCTCCGCCGGGACGATACCGAATCCGCTCAACAAGGCCCAGCGATACGTCCTTGAGACGAAACTCAAGATGAAGGGAGTCAGAATGATAAAAGACCTCCACGTCAGCGGCCACGCCAGCAGGGAAGATCACAGGTACCTCATCAGAATGCTGAACCCGGAGAACATAGTTCCAGCGCACGGTGAGTTCAGAATGCTCACCCACTACGCGGAGCTGGCCGAGGAGGAAGGCTACCTGATAGGCAGGGACGTCTTCGTGTCGAGGAACGGCTACCTGGTCGAGATAAGGTAGGGTAAAACTGATAAAGAGTTGCCCTATTTTTCCTTTAGATTGCTTTCATCACTCACGGGGTGATACAATGGGGAAGTACGATGAGCTGTTCGCAAGGGTTAAAGCCAAAGCTAAGGACGTTGATAAAACAATATTCGATCTCATCCCGGAAAAGGAGCCGAGGGCCCTCTATGAGGCGTCCAGACACTATCCGCTCGCCGGTGGAAAGAGGGTTCGCCCCTTCGTGGTTCTCCGTGCCGCTGAAGCCGTCGGCGGCGACCCAAGAAAGGCCCTATATCCAGCAGCAGCCGTCGAGTTCATCCACAACTACTCCCTCGTCCACGACGACATAATGGACATGGATGAGCTGAGGCGCGGAAGACCGACCGTCCACAAGCTCTGGGGCGTCAACATGGCGATTCTGGCTGGAGACCTGCTCTTCAGCAAGGCCTTTGAGGCGATAGCCAGGGCCGATGTTAGTCCGGAGAAGAAGGCTAAAATCCTTGACGTTCTGGTCAGGACATCCAACATGCTCTGCGAGGGACAGGCCCTCGACATCGAGTTCGAGACCAGAAAGGAGGTTACCGTCGAGGAGTACCTCAAGATGATCAGCGGAAAAACCGGTGCCCTTTTCCAGGGTTCGGCCGAGATAGGCGCGATAGTTGGGACCGATAACGGAGAGTACATCAAAGCCCTCGCCAAGTGGGGAATGAACGTCGGAATAGCCTTCCAGATATGGGACGACGTGCTGGATTTGATTGCCGATGAGGAGAAGCTTGGAAAACCCGTGGGGAGTGACATACGCAAGGGTAAGAAGACGCTGATAGTGGGGCACTTCTTCCAGAACGCGAGCGAGGAAGATAAGGCCGAGTTCCTTAAGGTCTTTGGCAAATACGCCGGCGATGCCAAGGGCGATGCGCTGATACACGACGAGCAGGTTAAGGGGGAAGTTGCTAAAGCCATCGAGCTTCTCAAAAAGTACGGCAGCATCGATTACGCCGCACAATACGCCAAGAACCTGGTTGAGGAGGCCAACGAAGCTTTGAAAGTCCTCCCGGAGAGCGAGGCGAGGAAGGACCTTGAACTCCTTGCCGAGTTCCTCGTGGAGAGGGAGTTCTGATGGGGGAGCTGAGGCTCTCCGATTATTCCTCGGATATTTTTATCCTGTCCCTTATCCTGCTCGTTGTTTCAGGGCTGGCGGTGCCGTGGGCCCAAGTGTCCGTAAGCTCTCTTGGGGAGTTCCTTTACCTTCTCGTTCTGCCGTGGCTCGTACTGATTCCGCTCCACGAGGGCCTGCACGCGCTTGTTGCCAGGCTCTTCGGCGCGAGGGTTAGGTTCGGGGTGACCTCTTTCGGAAAGCTCATCGTCGCTCCATACGTTGCCATCGAAACGCCTCTCCGCGCGAGGAGATACGCCCTCGTCTCACTTGCCCCGCTCCTCCCCTCAGCTGTCTTCCTGTCCCTGGCCTGGTTCCTCCGTTCCAACTTCTGGGCTCTTGCCTATGTCTTCAACACGGCCGGCATGGCGGGTGATTTCCTCACGGCCCTTTGGCTCCTCAGGTTGCCTCCCGATTCGGAAGTCTTCGACGACGGGACGGCCCTCGTCTCCGATGCAGAGATTTCCACCTCCTATCCAGGATGGGTTTCACCTGCCCTGAAGGTCGCGATTCTTCTGCTCTTTCTCGTGATTCTCATCCTGGGCCGGGTGGAAGTCGTCGTCGAGAACGGCTGAGCAAACCTTATAACATCGCTCCCCGAAATGGTTCTCTGGTGGATTAAGTGGGACAGTCTAAGTGGGGAGTTCTCTACGTAATGAGTGCGGCGCTCTTCATAATGTTCATCGACACAACGATGATGAACGTTTCCATAAGCGCCCTTGTTAAGGATTTGGACACCACCGTGACTGGTGTCCAGGGCGCGATAGCCCTTTACGCCCTTGTAATGGCCGCGTTCATGATACCGGGTGCAAAACTTGCCGATATTTGGGGGACGAGGAAGGTCTTTTTCAGAGGGCTGGTTATATATACCGTTGGAACGCTGATGGCAGCTTTCGCCCCCAACCTGGCTTTTCTGTTCCTTGGATGGTCTATCCTTGAGGGCATAGGCGCTGCGATGATGATGCCCGCAACGGTTACCTACATAACAAAGGCTTACACTGGCCGGGACAGGGCCTTTGCCTTTGGTGTCTGGGGTGGCGTCGGCGGCGCTGCCGCTGCCTTCGGTCCGATAATCGGGGGGTTCTTTACGACTTACTTCACCTGGCGCCT belongs to Thermococcus camini and includes:
- a CDS encoding MEMO1 family protein translates to MEVRYPAVAGSFYPSGDALIEMLEEFLGDLGEEGSDRRITAGVAPHAGYIFSGYTASRTYKTIFEDGLPETFVLLGPNHTGLGSPIAVYPSGKWRTPLGDVDVDSEMARAIAKLSGIADLDEIAHKYEHSIEVQLPFIQYLAEKAGREVKIVPIALGIQDEEVSEDLGKAILEASKELGRDVLVIASTDFMHYGAMYGYVPFRARADELPHRIKEWDFRIIRRILDFDVGGMFRELREMGHTMCGPGGVGTAVVYSRLAGALEAELLHYTTSYEVSRSTDAIVGYASIVFKR
- a CDS encoding mevalonate kinase, encoding MRVLASAPAKIILFGEHSVVYGKPAIAAAIDLRTYVWAEFNDRGAIKIEAKDIRVPGLTVSFSEDEIYFESDYGKAAEVLSYVRQAIELVREEADANGKGITVSITSQIPVGAGLGSSAAVAVATIGAVSKLLGLELTNEEIGKLGHRVELLVQGASSGIDPTVSAIGGFIHYEKGNFEHLPFMELPIVVGYTGSSGSTKELVAMVRRTYEEMPEVIEPVLIAMGKIVEKAREVITSDLDDEIRFVQLGRLMNINHGLLDALGVSTKKLSELVYAARVAGAIGAKITGAGGGGCMYALAPENQSEVATAITIAGGTPMITRISREGLRIEEVLP
- a CDS encoding polyprenyl synthetase family protein, yielding MGKYDELFARVKAKAKDVDKTIFDLIPEKEPRALYEASRHYPLAGGKRVRPFVVLRAAEAVGGDPRKALYPAAAVEFIHNYSLVHDDIMDMDELRRGRPTVHKLWGVNMAILAGDLLFSKAFEAIARADVSPEKKAKILDVLVRTSNMLCEGQALDIEFETRKEVTVEEYLKMISGKTGALFQGSAEIGAIVGTDNGEYIKALAKWGMNVGIAFQIWDDVLDLIADEEKLGKPVGSDIRKGKKTLIVGHFFQNASEEDKAEFLKVFGKYAGDAKGDALIHDEQVKGEVAKAIELLKKYGSIDYAAQYAKNLVEEANEALKVLPESEARKDLELLAEFLVEREF
- a CDS encoding HepT-like ribonuclease domain-containing protein, which codes for MRDKLIHAYFGVDLSLIWYTVQNELDDLENVMRKLLEGQR
- a CDS encoding isopentenyl phosphate kinase, which codes for MIIVKVGGSVFSDKKGEPENFDHETVGNIAREIAGFYPREDFIIVHGGGSFGHHYAKKYGIREGLPEDWDTANFRRIGFTETHQAMLRANANFIKAFIREGLPAFSVSTSSVFITENGEVVYGDLEIIERLLELRFIPVLFGDVSIDLAKGIDILSGDQIITYLAKMLGPKKVIFLMDVDGIYDGRPGEGRLIQNLSKGDIDPLLERLHCTAAGTDVTGGICNKLREAKKIAEHSEVWFVNGKVPRRLSGAIRGDGFGTKIRG
- a CDS encoding RNase J family beta-CASP ribonuclease — translated: MIKIYTISGYEEVGKNMTAVGYSNGGREEVVIIDMGIRLDRVLIHEDVNIQQFPAKELQKLGAIPDDSILRNKKVVAITFTHGHLDHIGAIGKLAPHYPDVPIYGTPYTIKLAKSEVKSEQYFEVKNPMYETGFGEIVQVSENLAIEFVQITHSIPQAAMVVVHTPEGAVVHTGDFKFDNNNPLGERPDYKRLKELGKEGVKVLIPESTRVAEPTKTPSEAVAQMLLEDFFLYEGMEADGLIATTFASHIPRLQELIWIANKMGRQAVFVGRSLAKYTGIAKQLGLIRMKGARAVRSPNAIRKVLAEVSGARENYLLVVTGHQGEPGAVLTRMANGELYDIGKRDTVVFSAGTIPNPLNKAQRYVLETKLKMKGVRMIKDLHVSGHASREDHRYLIRMLNPENIVPAHGEFRMLTHYAELAEEEGYLIGRDVFVSRNGYLVEIR
- a CDS encoding nucleotidyltransferase family protein, whose product is MQTTRIGTLEDVQRILRAHRKELREKYGVKRIGIFGSYSRNEQRIDSDVDILVEFEQPVGLMTFVCLQEYLEELLGVKVDLVTKGALKRRIRERILKEVKYV
- a CDS encoding DUF3267 domain-containing protein, whose product is MGELRLSDYSSDIFILSLILLVVSGLAVPWAQVSVSSLGEFLYLLVLPWLVLIPLHEGLHALVARLFGARVRFGVTSFGKLIVAPYVAIETPLRARRYALVSLAPLLPSAVFLSLAWFLRSNFWALAYVFNTAGMAGDFLTALWLLRLPPDSEVFDDGTALVSDAEISTSYPGWVSPALKVAILLLFLVILILGRVEVVVENG
- the fni gene encoding type 2 isopentenyl-diphosphate Delta-isomerase; its protein translation is MQAFDKEELTIIRKFEHIEHCLKRNVQAHVSNGFEDVHFVHMSLPEIDKEEIDLSVEFLGRKFDYPIFIAGMTGGTKGSQLAGKINKTLAKAAQELNIPMGVGSQRAMIRKPETWESYYVRDVAPDVFLVGNLGAPQFSETIKERYGIDEALKAVGTIQADALAIHMNPLQESVQPEGDTQYRGVLNALAELKAEFPYPIIAKETGAGVSMEVAIRLEGIGIDAIDVGGLGGTSWSGVEYYRAKDEMGRNLALKFWDWGIKTAISVAEVRYATDLPIIATGGMRDGITMAKALAMGATFAGVALPLLKPAVKGDVEGVIKILRRYIEEIRNAMFLVGARNVEELRRVPLVITGFTREWLEQRVDLGLYLRSR